From a single Capsicum annuum cultivar UCD-10X-F1 chromosome 12, UCD10Xv1.1, whole genome shotgun sequence genomic region:
- the LOC107850538 gene encoding protein trichome birefringence-like 14 isoform X1, translating to MKGGNGGRFLCGQFSFFLAAVLFTTIFLWCWEKSPLLTTLLSAQDQFIMQSSEISVDESSVSLGSNQQKMDEHSNSQIAEGRTEENRLEISDSFVENVTVMPSNKSIDDKKIMTSQLEREACNFAKGKWIADRRRPLYSGFKCKQWLSDMWACRLTQRTDFSYEGYRWQPENCEMPDFNGSEFLRRMQDKTIAFIGDSLGRQQFQSLMCMAAGGEEMPEVENVGWKYGLVKPRGAVRPDGWAYRFPNTNTTILYYWSASLCGIEPFNVTDPATKSAMNLDQPPGFLRKYLDLFDVVVLNTGHHWNRGKLNANRWVMHVDGKPVVDRKLAEIGNAKNFTIYSIARWLDSQIAVRPKLKGFFRTISPRHFSNGDWNTGGRCDNTIPLTKGNEVQQEESSDPVIGDAVKGTKVKLLDITAISELRDEGHISHYSLKASKGINDCLHWCLPGIPDTWNELLYAQL from the exons ATGAAAGGTGGAAATGGTGGTAGATTTTTGTGTGGACAGTTCTCCTTTTTCCTGGCTGCTGTCTTATTTACAACCATATTTCTTTGGTGCTGGGAGAAAAGTCCACTTCTTACTACCTTACTTTCAGCACAAGATCAGTTCATAATGCAGTCCTCAG AGATTTCAGTGGATGAATCTTCAGTATCATTGGGATCAAACCAACAAAAAATGGACGAGCATTCAAATTCACAAATAGCAGAAGGCAGAACAGAGGAAAATAGATTGGAAATATCTGATAGTTTTGTTGAGAATGTCACAGTCATGCCTTCCAATAAAAGCAtagatgataaaaaaattatgacttcCCAATTAGAGAGAGAAG CTTGCAATTTTGCTAAAGGCAAGTGGATTGCAGACAGAAGGCGACCATTATACTCTGGGTTTAAATGTAAGCAATGGTTATCAGATATGTGGGCTTGTAGACTGACACAACGTACTGACTTTTCCTATGAGGGATATCGTTGGCAACCAGAAAATTGTGAGATGCCAGACTTTAACGGTTCAGAATTCTTGAGAAG AATGCAGGACAAAACTATTGCATTTATTGGAGATTCACTTGGCAGGCAACAATTCCAGTCTCTAATGTGTATGGCTGCCGGTGGTGAGGAGATGCCGGAAGTTGAAAATGTAGGATGGAAGTATGGCTTGGTTAAACCACGTGGAGCTGTACGTCCGGATGGATGGGCTTATAGGTTCCCAAACACAAACACCACGATTTTGTATTACTGGTCGGCAAGTCTTTGTGGTATAGAGCCCTTCAATGTCACAGATCCTGCCACAAAGTCCGCCATGAACTTGGATCAACCTCCTGGTTTTCTGAGGAAATATCTTGATCTATTTGATGTTGTGGTGCTGAATACAGGTCATCACTGGAATAGAGGGAAGCTTAACGCAAACCGATGGGTGATGCATGTAGATGGAAAGCCTGTTGTAGACAGGAAGCTTGCAGAAATAGGAAATGCTAAAAACTTCACGATTTATAGTATTGCCAGATGGCTTGATTCCCAAATCGCTGTACGTCCAAAGCTTAAGGGTTTCTTCCGGACCATATCACCGAGACATTTCTCCAATGGAGACTGGAATACTGGAGGTCGATGTGACAATACTATTCCACTTACTAAAGGAAATGAAGTCCAGCAAGAGGAATCAAGTGATCCAGTTATCGGAGATGCTGTGAAGGGCACGAAGGTTAAGTTATTGGACATAACAGCTATTTCTGAACTGAGGGATGAGGGTCATATATCTCATTACAGTTTAAAAGCATCAAAAGGTATAAACGACTGCTTGCATTGGTGCCTACCCGGCATCCCTGACACGTGGAATGAACTCCTGTATGCACAACTATAG
- the LOC107851800 gene encoding miraculin, which yields MKTLLLFLSLAIIIFLPLSTSKNQAWIAVRDTNGNPLNKMNRYWITPANHTENGGGVRAVVYLGSSTDLQQQKTTICPTSVVLSHSPTDDGFAVYFTPENPRYEKIAEFTPLNIHFAPVYPLCRDLTVWKVDNLLPDLPPAYRHTISTGAKLGNHNDVSSWFQIRRMALADSRKYSYKLVFCLQGITTYCQNIGIVPQNGYLRLVLSQHPMPFQFKLDNVIKIGMAAEA from the coding sequence ATGAAGACCCTATTACTCTTTCTTTCCCTTGCAATAATAATATTCCTTCCCTTGTCAACTTCCAAGAACCAAGCATGGATAGCTGTACGCGATACTAATGGTAATCCCCTCAACAAAATGAACAGGTACTGGATAACTCCGGCCAACCACACTGAGAATGGTGGAGGCGTACGTGCTGTTGTTTATCTTGGTAGTAGTACTgatctacaacaacaaaaaaccacTATTTGTCCTACATCTGTAGTACTATCTCACTCTCCTACAGATGATGGCTTCGCGGTTTATTTTACACCTGAGAATCCTAGATATGAAAAGATTGCGGAGTTCACTCCCTTAAACATCCATTTCGCTCCTGTTTATCCTCTGTGTCGGGATCTAACTGTGTGGAAGGTTGACAACCTTCTACCAGATCTGCCACCTGCATATCGACACACCATAAGCACTGGTGCAAAGTTGGGAAATCACAACGATGTTAGCAGTTGGTTCCAAATTAGGCGTATGGCACTGGCAGATAGTAGAAAGTACTCCTATAAGCTAGTGTTCTGTCTCCAAGGCATCACTACTTATTGCCAAAACATTGGCATCGTCCCCCAAAATGGATATCTTCGTTTGGTTCTCTCACAGCACCCAATGCCCTTTCAGTTCAAACTGGATAATGTTATAAAAATTGGAATGGCAGCAGAAGCATGA
- the LOC107850538 gene encoding protein trichome birefringence-like 14 isoform X4, translating to MDEHSNSQIAEGRTEENRLEISDSFVENVTVMPSNKSIDDKKIMTSQLEREACNFAKGKWIADRRRPLYSGFKCKQWLSDMWACRLTQRTDFSYEGYRWQPENCEMPDFNGSEFLRRMQDKTIAFIGDSLGRQQFQSLMCMAAGGEEMPEVENVGWKYGLVKPRGAVRPDGWAYRFPNTNTTILYYWSASLCGIEPFNVTDPATKSAMNLDQPPGFLRKYLDLFDVVVLNTGHHWNRGKLNANRWVMHVDGKPVVDRKLAEIGNAKNFTIYSIARWLDSQIAVRPKLKGFFRTISPRHFSNGDWNTGGRCDNTIPLTKGNEVQQEESSDPVIGDAVKGTKVKLLDITAISELRDEGHISHYSLKASKGINDCLHWCLPGIPDTWNELLYAQL from the exons ATGGACGAGCATTCAAATTCACAAATAGCAGAAGGCAGAACAGAGGAAAATAGATTGGAAATATCTGATAGTTTTGTTGAGAATGTCACAGTCATGCCTTCCAATAAAAGCAtagatgataaaaaaattatgacttcCCAATTAGAGAGAGAAG CTTGCAATTTTGCTAAAGGCAAGTGGATTGCAGACAGAAGGCGACCATTATACTCTGGGTTTAAATGTAAGCAATGGTTATCAGATATGTGGGCTTGTAGACTGACACAACGTACTGACTTTTCCTATGAGGGATATCGTTGGCAACCAGAAAATTGTGAGATGCCAGACTTTAACGGTTCAGAATTCTTGAGAAG AATGCAGGACAAAACTATTGCATTTATTGGAGATTCACTTGGCAGGCAACAATTCCAGTCTCTAATGTGTATGGCTGCCGGTGGTGAGGAGATGCCGGAAGTTGAAAATGTAGGATGGAAGTATGGCTTGGTTAAACCACGTGGAGCTGTACGTCCGGATGGATGGGCTTATAGGTTCCCAAACACAAACACCACGATTTTGTATTACTGGTCGGCAAGTCTTTGTGGTATAGAGCCCTTCAATGTCACAGATCCTGCCACAAAGTCCGCCATGAACTTGGATCAACCTCCTGGTTTTCTGAGGAAATATCTTGATCTATTTGATGTTGTGGTGCTGAATACAGGTCATCACTGGAATAGAGGGAAGCTTAACGCAAACCGATGGGTGATGCATGTAGATGGAAAGCCTGTTGTAGACAGGAAGCTTGCAGAAATAGGAAATGCTAAAAACTTCACGATTTATAGTATTGCCAGATGGCTTGATTCCCAAATCGCTGTACGTCCAAAGCTTAAGGGTTTCTTCCGGACCATATCACCGAGACATTTCTCCAATGGAGACTGGAATACTGGAGGTCGATGTGACAATACTATTCCACTTACTAAAGGAAATGAAGTCCAGCAAGAGGAATCAAGTGATCCAGTTATCGGAGATGCTGTGAAGGGCACGAAGGTTAAGTTATTGGACATAACAGCTATTTCTGAACTGAGGGATGAGGGTCATATATCTCATTACAGTTTAAAAGCATCAAAAGGTATAAACGACTGCTTGCATTGGTGCCTACCCGGCATCCCTGACACGTGGAATGAACTCCTGTATGCACAACTATAG
- the LOC107850539 gene encoding uncharacterized protein LOC107850539 (The sequence of the model RefSeq protein was modified relative to this genomic sequence to represent the inferred CDS: added 42 bases not found in genome assembly) — protein MEMIQDLSESSIELSLKDIVDDDRKSTEESQQAAAKEKVRMPQQKKTLKRSQISRSESMDSGVFLLKMFLPTSIGSKKKLKTRKCSKVSSKTSVDESEKSMNRDWWRTMYVVIKENKYSRSIKKSMSAKSSSKSRLIESNSTERKQRGCFF, from the exons TCATTGAAAGATATAGTTGATGATGATCGAAAAAGCACAGAAGAGTCTCAACAGGCTGCTGCAAAGGAAAAAGTTAGAATGCCACAACAGAAGAAAACTTTGAAGAGGAGTCAAATATCAAGAAGTGAAAGCATGGATAGTGGGGTTTTCTTACTGAAAATGTTCCTCCCTACTTCTATAGGTAGCAAGAAGAAACTAAAGACAAGGAAGTGCTCAAAAGTTTCATCGAAAACATCGGTTGATGAATCGGAGAAATCTATGAATAGGGACTGGTGGAGGACTATGTATGTAGTTATTAAAGAGAACAAGTATAGCAGAAGCATCAAGAAATCCATGAGTGCCAAGAGCAGCAGCAAAAGCAG GCTAATTGAAAGCAACAGCACAGAGAGGAAACAAAGAGGGTGTTTCTTTTAG
- the LOC107850538 gene encoding protein trichome birefringence-like 14 isoform X2 produces the protein MKGGNGGRFLCGQFSFFLAAVLFTTIFLWCWEKSPLLTTLLSAQDQFIMQSSVDESSVSLGSNQQKMDEHSNSQIAEGRTEENRLEISDSFVENVTVMPSNKSIDDKKIMTSQLEREACNFAKGKWIADRRRPLYSGFKCKQWLSDMWACRLTQRTDFSYEGYRWQPENCEMPDFNGSEFLRRMQDKTIAFIGDSLGRQQFQSLMCMAAGGEEMPEVENVGWKYGLVKPRGAVRPDGWAYRFPNTNTTILYYWSASLCGIEPFNVTDPATKSAMNLDQPPGFLRKYLDLFDVVVLNTGHHWNRGKLNANRWVMHVDGKPVVDRKLAEIGNAKNFTIYSIARWLDSQIAVRPKLKGFFRTISPRHFSNGDWNTGGRCDNTIPLTKGNEVQQEESSDPVIGDAVKGTKVKLLDITAISELRDEGHISHYSLKASKGINDCLHWCLPGIPDTWNELLYAQL, from the exons ATGAAAGGTGGAAATGGTGGTAGATTTTTGTGTGGACAGTTCTCCTTTTTCCTGGCTGCTGTCTTATTTACAACCATATTTCTTTGGTGCTGGGAGAAAAGTCCACTTCTTACTACCTTACTTTCAGCACAAGATCAGTTCATAATGCAGTCCTCAG TGGATGAATCTTCAGTATCATTGGGATCAAACCAACAAAAAATGGACGAGCATTCAAATTCACAAATAGCAGAAGGCAGAACAGAGGAAAATAGATTGGAAATATCTGATAGTTTTGTTGAGAATGTCACAGTCATGCCTTCCAATAAAAGCAtagatgataaaaaaattatgacttcCCAATTAGAGAGAGAAG CTTGCAATTTTGCTAAAGGCAAGTGGATTGCAGACAGAAGGCGACCATTATACTCTGGGTTTAAATGTAAGCAATGGTTATCAGATATGTGGGCTTGTAGACTGACACAACGTACTGACTTTTCCTATGAGGGATATCGTTGGCAACCAGAAAATTGTGAGATGCCAGACTTTAACGGTTCAGAATTCTTGAGAAG AATGCAGGACAAAACTATTGCATTTATTGGAGATTCACTTGGCAGGCAACAATTCCAGTCTCTAATGTGTATGGCTGCCGGTGGTGAGGAGATGCCGGAAGTTGAAAATGTAGGATGGAAGTATGGCTTGGTTAAACCACGTGGAGCTGTACGTCCGGATGGATGGGCTTATAGGTTCCCAAACACAAACACCACGATTTTGTATTACTGGTCGGCAAGTCTTTGTGGTATAGAGCCCTTCAATGTCACAGATCCTGCCACAAAGTCCGCCATGAACTTGGATCAACCTCCTGGTTTTCTGAGGAAATATCTTGATCTATTTGATGTTGTGGTGCTGAATACAGGTCATCACTGGAATAGAGGGAAGCTTAACGCAAACCGATGGGTGATGCATGTAGATGGAAAGCCTGTTGTAGACAGGAAGCTTGCAGAAATAGGAAATGCTAAAAACTTCACGATTTATAGTATTGCCAGATGGCTTGATTCCCAAATCGCTGTACGTCCAAAGCTTAAGGGTTTCTTCCGGACCATATCACCGAGACATTTCTCCAATGGAGACTGGAATACTGGAGGTCGATGTGACAATACTATTCCACTTACTAAAGGAAATGAAGTCCAGCAAGAGGAATCAAGTGATCCAGTTATCGGAGATGCTGTGAAGGGCACGAAGGTTAAGTTATTGGACATAACAGCTATTTCTGAACTGAGGGATGAGGGTCATATATCTCATTACAGTTTAAAAGCATCAAAAGGTATAAACGACTGCTTGCATTGGTGCCTACCCGGCATCCCTGACACGTGGAATGAACTCCTGTATGCACAACTATAG
- the LOC107850538 gene encoding protein trichome birefringence-like 14 isoform X3, with the protein MKGGNGGRFLCGQFSFFLAAVLFTTIFLWCWEKSPLLTTLLSAQDQFIMQSSVSLGSNQQKMDEHSNSQIAEGRTEENRLEISDSFVENVTVMPSNKSIDDKKIMTSQLEREACNFAKGKWIADRRRPLYSGFKCKQWLSDMWACRLTQRTDFSYEGYRWQPENCEMPDFNGSEFLRRMQDKTIAFIGDSLGRQQFQSLMCMAAGGEEMPEVENVGWKYGLVKPRGAVRPDGWAYRFPNTNTTILYYWSASLCGIEPFNVTDPATKSAMNLDQPPGFLRKYLDLFDVVVLNTGHHWNRGKLNANRWVMHVDGKPVVDRKLAEIGNAKNFTIYSIARWLDSQIAVRPKLKGFFRTISPRHFSNGDWNTGGRCDNTIPLTKGNEVQQEESSDPVIGDAVKGTKVKLLDITAISELRDEGHISHYSLKASKGINDCLHWCLPGIPDTWNELLYAQL; encoded by the exons ATGAAAGGTGGAAATGGTGGTAGATTTTTGTGTGGACAGTTCTCCTTTTTCCTGGCTGCTGTCTTATTTACAACCATATTTCTTTGGTGCTGGGAGAAAAGTCCACTTCTTACTACCTTACTTTCAGCACAAGATCAGTTCATAATGCAGTCCTCAG TATCATTGGGATCAAACCAACAAAAAATGGACGAGCATTCAAATTCACAAATAGCAGAAGGCAGAACAGAGGAAAATAGATTGGAAATATCTGATAGTTTTGTTGAGAATGTCACAGTCATGCCTTCCAATAAAAGCAtagatgataaaaaaattatgacttcCCAATTAGAGAGAGAAG CTTGCAATTTTGCTAAAGGCAAGTGGATTGCAGACAGAAGGCGACCATTATACTCTGGGTTTAAATGTAAGCAATGGTTATCAGATATGTGGGCTTGTAGACTGACACAACGTACTGACTTTTCCTATGAGGGATATCGTTGGCAACCAGAAAATTGTGAGATGCCAGACTTTAACGGTTCAGAATTCTTGAGAAG AATGCAGGACAAAACTATTGCATTTATTGGAGATTCACTTGGCAGGCAACAATTCCAGTCTCTAATGTGTATGGCTGCCGGTGGTGAGGAGATGCCGGAAGTTGAAAATGTAGGATGGAAGTATGGCTTGGTTAAACCACGTGGAGCTGTACGTCCGGATGGATGGGCTTATAGGTTCCCAAACACAAACACCACGATTTTGTATTACTGGTCGGCAAGTCTTTGTGGTATAGAGCCCTTCAATGTCACAGATCCTGCCACAAAGTCCGCCATGAACTTGGATCAACCTCCTGGTTTTCTGAGGAAATATCTTGATCTATTTGATGTTGTGGTGCTGAATACAGGTCATCACTGGAATAGAGGGAAGCTTAACGCAAACCGATGGGTGATGCATGTAGATGGAAAGCCTGTTGTAGACAGGAAGCTTGCAGAAATAGGAAATGCTAAAAACTTCACGATTTATAGTATTGCCAGATGGCTTGATTCCCAAATCGCTGTACGTCCAAAGCTTAAGGGTTTCTTCCGGACCATATCACCGAGACATTTCTCCAATGGAGACTGGAATACTGGAGGTCGATGTGACAATACTATTCCACTTACTAAAGGAAATGAAGTCCAGCAAGAGGAATCAAGTGATCCAGTTATCGGAGATGCTGTGAAGGGCACGAAGGTTAAGTTATTGGACATAACAGCTATTTCTGAACTGAGGGATGAGGGTCATATATCTCATTACAGTTTAAAAGCATCAAAAGGTATAAACGACTGCTTGCATTGGTGCCTACCCGGCATCCCTGACACGTGGAATGAACTCCTGTATGCACAACTATAG